The proteins below are encoded in one region of Brassica napus cultivar Da-Ae chromosome A6, Da-Ae, whole genome shotgun sequence:
- the LOC106352399 gene encoding cyclin-dependent protein kinase inhibitor SMR6-like, producing the protein MGSSKKSQVGRGLDTDGSKWVIAEISIRASLKPVKTKQKRHERDTEAEDEHYSGSEEYCITPTAKEAKLSEKLICPPAPRKRRPELKCRSNVGIEYFVVTPSELETVFIRSSNVKR; encoded by the coding sequence ATGGGATCTTCAAAGAAATCTCAAGTCGGTAGAGGATTAGACACCGACGGTAGCAAATGGGTCATCGCCGAAATCTCTATACGGGCTTCACTGAAGCCGGTGAAAACCAAACAGAAACGGCACGAGAGAGACACAGAAGCTGAAGATGAACATTACAGTGGCAGCGAAGAGTACTGCATCACGCCCACGGCGAAAGAAGCGAAGCTCTCTGAGAAACTGATATGTCCCCCTGCGCCAAGGAAACGCAGACCAGAGTTGAAGTGTCGGAGCAATGTCGGTATAGAGTACTTTGTGGTGACTCCTTCAGAATTGGAGACGGTTTTTATACGAAGCAGTAATGTAAAACGATAA